The Listeria sp. PSOL-1 genome includes a region encoding these proteins:
- a CDS encoding DUF6270 domain-containing protein, translating into MVQKIGVLGTCFSRNFLSSDPYFNPEYKEDFSVSFTQFHSSIIALMTKPFSLDISSYDDIPDTKKKFVQTDFEKTFFKELKKEKIDYLLIDLYTDALKSVGFIESDVAVTISPIIEQSQIRNDLPFKNMLTHDDPLVFQQRFKEALEAFKTKVLPYIEEERIILNQGQLTTRYFDETRKIIAYSNLDKLAQYNDDWRILDRLFLQVFPNAKTIDMLSEPYIGDALYPFGHSVAHYESKYYKRLYEKFKELTVEK; encoded by the coding sequence TTGGTTCAAAAAATTGGTGTTCTTGGAACTTGTTTTAGCAGAAACTTTTTAAGCTCTGATCCCTATTTTAATCCTGAGTATAAAGAAGATTTTTCCGTTTCATTTACACAGTTTCATTCATCCATTATTGCGCTTATGACAAAGCCATTTTCTCTCGATATTTCTAGTTACGATGATATTCCAGATACAAAGAAAAAATTTGTTCAAACTGATTTTGAGAAAACGTTTTTTAAAGAGCTTAAAAAAGAAAAGATTGATTATTTATTGATTGATTTATATACAGATGCATTAAAGAGTGTAGGTTTTATTGAATCAGATGTAGCTGTCACGATTTCCCCTATCATTGAGCAAAGCCAGATTAGGAATGACCTTCCCTTTAAAAATATGTTAACGCATGATGATCCACTTGTTTTTCAACAACGATTTAAAGAAGCATTGGAGGCTTTTAAAACAAAGGTTTTGCCGTATATTGAAGAGGAAAGGATTATTTTAAATCAAGGGCAGCTCACAACTCGTTACTTTGATGAAACGAGAAAAATCATTGCGTACTCAAACCTTGATAAATTGGCTCAATATAATGATGATTGGCGTATTTTAGATCGTCTCTTTCTACAGGTGTTTCCGAATGCTAAAACGATTGATATGCTAAGTGAACCATACATTGGTGATGCTCTTTACCCCTTTGGTCATTCTGTAGCGCATTATGAGTCAAAATATTATAAACGCTTATACGAAAAATTCAAAGAGTTAACAGTGGAGAAATAG
- a CDS encoding accessory Sec system protein Asp2 — MKKKLVNLCFKLISKKEHGERGVSLQYLFKKKKAHDRLIVIFSAFPRPGMPATYNYLKTTQSLNADKLFILDKFGYNQVGGYYLFHFGAKSPEDMVTSLIQKIVKRKKYKEVIFIGTSKGGYAAMYYGLKLKADAVIAGAPQYLLGNYLTDIPEKRKTLLGMTGGNHEFSVPYLNRLIKDRILNKESQQTKFYLHYSTVEHTYDEHISFLLEDLKKNGYQVFEDKRDYEKHQEVAIYFPPYLKETLQNLLRK; from the coding sequence ATGAAAAAAAAGTTGGTTAACCTGTGCTTTAAGCTAATCAGCAAAAAAGAGCACGGTGAACGAGGTGTCTCGCTTCAATATCTGTTTAAAAAGAAAAAAGCACATGATCGCTTAATTGTCATTTTCAGTGCTTTCCCAAGACCAGGTATGCCAGCGACTTACAATTATCTTAAAACGACGCAGTCATTAAATGCGGACAAACTATTTATTCTTGATAAATTTGGGTACAATCAAGTAGGCGGTTATTACTTGTTTCATTTTGGTGCAAAAAGCCCAGAAGATATGGTGACTAGCTTAATTCAAAAGATCGTAAAACGAAAGAAGTATAAAGAAGTTATTTTTATTGGAACAAGCAAAGGGGGATATGCTGCGATGTATTATGGCTTGAAGTTGAAAGCAGATGCCGTCATTGCCGGGGCTCCTCAGTATTTATTAGGTAACTATTTGACAGATATTCCTGAAAAAAGAAAAACATTACTAGGAATGACAGGTGGGAATCATGAATTTTCTGTCCCTTATTTAAATCGTTTAATAAAAGATAGAATCTTAAACAAAGAATCACAGCAAACAAAATTTTATCTCCACTATTCAACTGTAGAACATACGTATGATGAGCATATTTCTTTCTTATTAGAAGATCTAAAGAAAAATGGTTATCAAGTATTTGAAGATAAAAGAGACTATGAAAAGCATCAAGAAGTAGCAATTTATTTTCCACCATATTTAAAAGAGACTTTACAAAATCTATTGAGGAAGTGA
- a CDS encoding O-antigen ligase: MAIKKFNIIALFICFTILTAIYPLAIIPCLALAGVWLMSGVALTKINHFLFYGIIIAAFFGSYLSIPALPNIFLFRILLFLHFILFLFEKKDWQRFRNLKMPFICFACWVLYSLVTLIWSQDISLSLRAIYFQFESFYLIILVVYYIRSFSDLEKLFKVILPIFILAVLVGCYETITGSHLFYSTGVTLGNWDHRPTGFLFNTNDYSSFLSMYFPIAIYFLLKKINFLRVGLSLLCGGVVFYLVIATESRTGLVAFAVVTLIIIVKSFHKVIVGFVFFILSCFIGIYALLAPYTTNIDLAYFTEKEASTDQRVLIYETLLNLIKENHFLGVGMGVVPKYIFTQLYGTVNIPANMQQTMGAHNFFLANLADVGIIGVCFFLLFFLWLSYQSIKTFFKKKALVYSIPLSVIITFLTVSVGSSSIFEMRVVWIGLGIALVIIQLYLKERNSENEKKVG; this comes from the coding sequence ATGGCTATTAAGAAATTTAATATCATCGCGCTCTTTATTTGTTTTACAATTTTAACAGCGATTTATCCATTGGCAATTATTCCATGTCTCGCATTGGCGGGGGTTTGGCTGATGTCTGGTGTTGCTCTAACTAAAATCAATCATTTTTTGTTTTATGGTATTATCATTGCAGCATTTTTTGGTTCCTATTTGTCAATACCAGCGTTGCCTAATATTTTCCTTTTTCGAATCTTGCTCTTTTTACATTTTATTTTATTTCTTTTTGAGAAAAAAGATTGGCAACGATTCCGGAATTTAAAAATGCCCTTTATTTGTTTTGCTTGTTGGGTACTGTACTCTCTTGTAACACTTATTTGGAGTCAAGATATAAGTTTGAGTCTTCGTGCCATCTATTTTCAATTTGAAAGTTTTTATTTGATCATCCTTGTTGTTTATTATATTCGTTCTTTTTCCGATTTGGAAAAACTATTTAAAGTTATTTTGCCGATTTTTATTTTGGCGGTGCTTGTTGGTTGTTATGAAACGATAACAGGAAGCCATCTGTTTTATTCTACTGGGGTAACATTGGGAAACTGGGATCATCGGCCAACCGGTTTTTTATTTAATACAAATGATTATAGTTCATTTCTTTCGATGTATTTTCCAATTGCGATTTATTTTCTTTTAAAGAAAATAAACTTTTTAAGAGTTGGCTTAAGTCTTTTATGTGGTGGCGTTGTATTTTATCTTGTCATTGCTACGGAATCAAGGACAGGCCTCGTTGCTTTTGCGGTTGTTACATTGATCATTATTGTAAAATCATTTCATAAGGTGATCGTTGGCTTTGTGTTTTTTATCTTATCTTGCTTTATAGGGATTTACGCTCTTCTTGCTCCTTATACGACAAATATTGATTTAGCTTATTTTACGGAGAAAGAAGCATCAACTGACCAACGCGTTTTAATCTATGAAACTTTGCTTAATCTTATAAAAGAAAACCATTTTCTCGGTGTGGGTATGGGTGTTGTACCTAAGTATATTTTTACACAATTATATGGCACAGTAAACATTCCAGCTAATATGCAACAGACAATGGGTGCCCATAATTTCTTTTTAGCCAACTTGGCAGATGTTGGAATAATTGGGGTTTGTTTTTTTCTCTTGTTCTTTTTATGGCTTAGCTATCAGTCTATCAAGACCTTTTTCAAGAAAAAAGCATTGGTTTATTCCATCCCTTTAAGTGTCATCATTACTTTCTTAACGGTTTCTGTTGGAAGTAGTAGTATATTTGAAATGCGCGTTGTATGGATAGGGCTAGGAATAGCACTTGTTATTATTCAGTTATATTTAAAAGAAAGGAATAGTGAAAATGAAAAAAAAGTTGGTTAA
- a CDS encoding CpsD/CapB family tyrosine-protein kinase, with product MKRKNKTSLIDMSLNRIAQEKFSTVQANIEFMHKKDHSIRTFAITSANKGEGKTFFSNNFSRTYAQFKHKVLMIDTDFYAPSLTDQHNLRHHAGLSNILIGSATIKDTIVNLAPNLDIIPIGAIPPNPLELLQVHGLQDTIKEVFTLGYDYLIFDCPPINLFVDARIVASNCDLGILVVNSNKTKEEELLNSKTLMESSGVRSFGAVLNNVKYDQKKYDYYGY from the coding sequence ATGAAACGGAAAAATAAAACTTCTTTGATTGATATGTCACTGAATCGCATTGCTCAAGAAAAATTCTCAACGGTTCAAGCTAATATTGAATTTATGCATAAAAAGGACCATTCTATTCGTACCTTTGCAATTACTTCTGCAAATAAAGGTGAAGGAAAAACATTTTTTAGTAATAATTTTTCTAGAACATATGCGCAGTTTAAACATAAAGTTTTAATGATCGATACTGATTTTTATGCACCTAGTTTAACCGACCAACATAATCTTAGACATCATGCAGGACTTTCAAATATATTGATTGGCTCTGCAACGATAAAAGATACGATTGTGAATCTAGCACCAAATTTAGATATCATTCCGATTGGAGCGATTCCTCCTAATCCGCTTGAATTGCTTCAAGTACATGGGCTTCAAGATACGATCAAAGAGGTTTTCACGCTTGGTTATGATTATCTTATATTCGATTGCCCGCCGATTAATTTGTTTGTAGATGCTCGAATTGTCGCTTCCAATTGCGATCTAGGGATTCTTGTTGTAAATAGCAATAAAACAAAAGAAGAAGAGTTATTAAATTCTAAAACACTAATGGAGAGTTCTGGTGTTCGTTCGTTTGGGGCAGTATTAAATAATGTAAAATATGACCAAAAGAAATACGATTACTATGGCTATTAA
- a CDS encoding YveK family protein — protein MKSLTCSDIFQTLKKNLIWVLLIIMIAQVSVWFYQSFIHVKEYRSEMSLLVNVEQKNDTANLQEGTRNNIQLITTFSSVLKSSKITDLVSAKTKDSQKGKPLAKNLTISSDQNSLVFRISYTDSSKERVDRISQGYLAVVEKEMPKLFKGSTVVALEKPETHLIKQGYIMNLIAFFVSLILAAVLILVLTIMDYTIKTKEQIIKLGVTCLGDIPLIRE, from the coding sequence ATGAAATCTTTAACATGTAGTGATATTTTTCAAACATTGAAGAAGAATTTAATATGGGTTCTTTTAATTATCATGATAGCTCAAGTTAGTGTATGGTTTTATCAGTCTTTTATTCATGTTAAGGAGTACAGATCTGAAATGTCTCTTCTTGTGAACGTGGAGCAGAAAAACGATACTGCAAATTTGCAAGAAGGTACCAGAAATAACATTCAATTGATTACTACTTTTTCCTCTGTGTTAAAAAGCAGTAAAATTACTGATTTAGTTAGTGCAAAAACAAAGGACAGTCAAAAAGGAAAACCATTAGCAAAAAATTTAACGATCAGTTCAGACCAAAATTCATTAGTTTTTCGTATCAGTTATACTGACTCAAGTAAAGAACGTGTAGATCGTATTAGTCAAGGTTATTTAGCTGTTGTTGAAAAAGAAATGCCTAAGCTTTTTAAGGGAAGTACAGTTGTTGCCCTTGAAAAACCTGAAACACATCTAATAAAACAAGGTTACATCATGAATTTAATAGCATTCTTTGTTAGTTTGATTTTGGCTGCTGTTTTAATTTTAGTTTTAACAATTATGGATTATACGATTAAAACGAAAGAACAAATTATCAAGTTAGGTGTTACCTGCTTAGGTGATATACCATTAATAAGAGAGTAA
- a CDS encoding glycosyltransferase family 4 protein, translating into MKSRNKKSVFMCSSVHVWSDARIYFKEAKSLASEGYHVEFYALDHHQEHEDVENITMHFLPSLSRLKRHQHMKTLFRAFKNSQAAYFHFHDPELLFLAKKIKKTYGQNVKVIYDMHEHLPAAILTKQWIPKPFRVFMSKWVERIEKKYMSYVDAVIFAELSYKENYRELTHLEKIDVLNYPIAPVRQTIEKEEIFTLIYVGVLTEQRGLMNMLELALELKNRGLEAFQLKLIGPLFMDRAKMDDFIARHELKNDIIWMDRMKYKDIWAHYFKAHVGLCLLHPTPNNTNSHSTKLFEYMAAGIPILASDFPGFQKILNETKCGQTVNPFDYKKAADIILKMYNEPNKMQEMGENGYVASKELYSWDNEANKLFSLYKN; encoded by the coding sequence TTGAAAAGTAGAAATAAAAAATCCGTTTTCATGTGTAGCTCTGTACACGTATGGTCTGATGCTCGGATTTACTTTAAAGAAGCGAAATCATTAGCAAGCGAAGGTTATCATGTTGAATTTTATGCTTTAGATCATCATCAAGAGCATGAAGACGTTGAAAATATAACGATGCACTTTTTGCCATCATTAAGCAGGTTAAAAAGGCATCAACATATGAAAACCCTTTTTCGCGCTTTTAAAAATTCACAAGCTGCCTATTTTCACTTCCATGACCCAGAACTACTTTTTTTAGCAAAAAAAATAAAAAAGACGTATGGTCAAAATGTGAAAGTGATCTATGATATGCACGAGCATTTACCGGCTGCTATTTTAACAAAACAATGGATTCCAAAACCATTTCGCGTTTTTATGTCAAAATGGGTGGAACGAATAGAAAAAAAGTATATGTCATATGTAGATGCTGTTATTTTTGCAGAACTTTCTTATAAAGAAAACTATCGTGAACTAACGCATCTAGAGAAAATTGATGTCTTAAATTATCCGATTGCACCTGTTAGACAAACGATTGAAAAAGAGGAGATTTTTACACTCATTTATGTTGGTGTACTAACCGAGCAACGAGGATTAATGAATATGTTGGAGCTAGCATTAGAGCTCAAAAATAGAGGTTTAGAAGCGTTTCAATTAAAGCTTATTGGCCCACTTTTTATGGATAGAGCAAAAATGGATGATTTTATTGCGCGCCATGAGCTGAAAAACGATATTATTTGGATGGATAGAATGAAATATAAAGATATTTGGGCGCATTATTTTAAAGCGCATGTCGGTCTTTGTTTGCTTCATCCAACACCAAATAATACAAATTCACATTCAACTAAATTGTTTGAATATATGGCAGCAGGAATTCCTATTTTAGCCTCAGATTTTCCTGGATTCCAAAAAATATTAAATGAAACAAAATGTGGCCAAACAGTTAATCCATTTGACTACAAAAAGGCGGCAGATATAATCTTAAAGATGTACAATGAACCAAATAAAATGCAGGAAATGGGAGAAAACGGTTATGTGGCCAGTAAAGAGCTTTATAGCTGGGATAACGAAGCAAACAAACTGTTCTCTTTATATAAAAATTAA
- a CDS encoding glycosyltransferase, with product MKVLFFISSFPKLSETFILNQITGLIDQGVDVEILAWEKARNTENHARVESYQLLEKTTFLQIPKNKSFRMFKAIFIFIKLFFQNRKLAFETLKYKKYGQMASSLRLLYSASYFLKRKQVDAVIVHYGPNGNIANFYKKEGLLKERTMVFFHGQDITSFVKKWGNQIYRDLLQSDILLLPVSHYFEEKLLEIGANPSHVSLHRMGVDTKEFSYISQAPFQHEDGLRFLTIGRLVEKKGIETAIYTMSLLRERTNRPIHLDILGNGELYDHFQSLIQVLGLEKMVTLHGFKTQLEVNQAIEKADILLQLSQTAENGDMEGIPMVLMEAMSRGKLVISTYHSGIPELIDSYKNGFLVPEKNPVQVVEIVDTVIKNNLDLKQISLSARDKIQTDFDLDKWNKCLLKRCKGMDVLEK from the coding sequence GTGAAAGTATTATTTTTTATTTCTAGTTTTCCAAAACTATCTGAAACGTTTATATTAAATCAAATCACAGGTTTGATTGATCAAGGTGTAGACGTTGAAATTTTAGCCTGGGAAAAGGCACGAAATACGGAAAATCATGCTCGAGTGGAAAGCTATCAATTGCTTGAAAAAACGACTTTTCTTCAAATTCCAAAGAACAAATCTTTTAGAATGTTCAAAGCGATATTTATTTTTATAAAACTCTTTTTTCAAAATCGAAAGCTAGCGTTTGAAACGCTAAAATATAAAAAATATGGTCAAATGGCATCGTCACTCCGACTGCTTTATAGCGCTTCTTATTTTTTAAAAAGAAAACAAGTGGATGCGGTTATTGTTCATTATGGACCGAATGGCAATATTGCTAATTTTTATAAGAAGGAAGGTCTTCTTAAAGAACGGACAATGGTGTTCTTTCATGGACAAGATATCACTTCATTTGTAAAAAAGTGGGGAAATCAGATTTATCGTGATCTATTACAAAGCGATATTCTTCTTCTACCAGTAAGTCATTATTTTGAAGAAAAGCTGCTTGAGATAGGAGCTAATCCGAGTCATGTATCTTTACACCGAATGGGTGTTGATACTAAGGAATTTAGTTATATTTCACAAGCGCCTTTCCAGCATGAAGATGGCTTGAGATTTTTAACAATTGGGAGACTTGTTGAGAAAAAAGGCATCGAAACAGCCATTTATACAATGAGTTTATTAAGAGAAAGGACAAATAGACCGATTCACTTAGATATTTTAGGGAATGGAGAGTTATATGATCATTTTCAAAGTTTAATCCAAGTATTGGGTTTAGAAAAAATGGTTACATTGCATGGCTTTAAAACACAGCTAGAAGTTAATCAAGCTATAGAAAAAGCGGATATTTTACTACAACTAAGTCAAACTGCAGAAAATGGAGATATGGAAGGAATTCCAATGGTTCTAATGGAGGCTATGTCACGAGGGAAATTAGTCATTTCAACTTATCATAGTGGAATTCCAGAATTAATTGATTCTTATAAGAACGGCTTTTTAGTTCCTGAAAAGAATCCTGTGCAAGTCGTTGAAATTGTAGATACAGTCATCAAAAATAATTTAGATTTAAAACAAATTTCTCTCTCTGCAAGGGATAAAATACAAACTGATTTTGACTTAGACAAATGGAACAAGTGCCTATTAAAACGATGTAAAGGAATGGATGTACTTGAAAAGTAG
- the murJ gene encoding murein biosynthesis integral membrane protein MurJ — protein sequence MLNKKITGVFSAVLIFTVLTQTMSILRTTLLAKYFGTSSMMDAFNLANLIMIAIVNIGGASIPVVIIPFLAKIKENRDEDKKEALNSYVITIMMVSLTVLLITYSLGFISMNYFHWKENHLFYYMTYLLTFIMGIGQIFRMYSWLQTSYLEFQGRFIWVKFAGLVAIVLNYLFILFRAPELTIYQVAISVSCSFLIESLLLVWGNRKWDYKFKFKFNFRSTEYRNLLKLTLPSIVGASIYQLTILVPSTLGSYFGVGYVSTMTYANQIMSIFQMLIITNLLSMIYPNLSRSFALSLQTGKEKFVQYIKLFNLIVIPVVVGLIVLGHEIIAILFERGSFGSESSARVFEFLFFLALALPFTVFKEMVFRIFYSIKDTVTPVKIGVISVVFQISFLFLGAFKLGVISLMVSPLITAMFSATLAAFSLYKKVSFRQELWQITKSQAKIIGNALIMGGVIYLFKTFFTLPLILDIITCTVLGMVSYAALIFLTDYRTIKQFLKKNHEEKGRLM from the coding sequence TTGCTAAATAAAAAAATAACAGGTGTTTTTTCAGCGGTTCTTATTTTTACTGTTTTAACGCAGACGATGTCAATATTAAGAACAACTTTACTAGCTAAATACTTTGGAACGTCAAGTATGATGGATGCTTTTAACCTAGCTAATTTAATTATGATTGCTATTGTAAATATTGGTGGAGCTTCGATTCCAGTTGTTATCATCCCTTTTTTAGCAAAAATAAAAGAAAATCGTGATGAAGATAAAAAGGAAGCTTTAAATTCATATGTTATCACGATTATGATGGTAAGCTTGACAGTCCTGTTAATTACTTATTCTCTAGGATTTATTAGTATGAATTATTTTCATTGGAAAGAAAATCATTTGTTTTACTATATGACTTATTTATTAACCTTTATTATGGGGATTGGCCAAATTTTTCGAATGTATTCATGGCTTCAAACTTCTTATTTAGAGTTTCAAGGCAGATTTATATGGGTGAAATTTGCTGGATTAGTAGCCATTGTACTAAATTATTTATTTATTTTATTTCGCGCACCCGAACTTACAATATATCAAGTAGCGATTTCTGTTAGCTGTTCATTTTTAATCGAAAGTTTACTGCTTGTATGGGGAAATCGTAAATGGGATTATAAATTTAAATTTAAATTCAACTTTCGTTCAACAGAATATCGAAATTTATTAAAATTAACACTACCTTCAATTGTTGGTGCTTCAATTTATCAGTTAACCATCTTAGTACCAAGCACTTTAGGTAGCTACTTTGGAGTAGGTTATGTATCAACCATGACTTACGCTAACCAAATTATGAGTATTTTCCAAATGCTGATTATCACGAATTTGTTATCAATGATCTATCCAAACCTTAGTCGAAGCTTTGCATTATCGCTTCAAACAGGGAAGGAAAAGTTCGTTCAATATATAAAATTATTTAATTTAATTGTTATTCCTGTTGTCGTAGGATTGATTGTTTTAGGACATGAAATCATTGCTATCCTTTTTGAAAGAGGTAGTTTTGGAAGTGAGTCAAGTGCACGCGTTTTCGAATTTTTATTTTTTCTTGCACTAGCGCTTCCGTTTACTGTATTTAAAGAAATGGTGTTTCGCATATTTTATAGCATTAAAGATACCGTTACTCCGGTTAAAATTGGTGTCATAAGTGTCGTTTTTCAAATTTCATTTTTGTTTTTAGGCGCGTTCAAATTGGGCGTTATCTCATTGATGGTTTCACCACTTATTACGGCTATGTTTTCTGCTACTTTGGCTGCCTTTTCATTGTACAAGAAAGTTTCTTTCCGGCAAGAACTTTGGCAAATTACAAAGTCTCAAGCCAAAATAATTGGGAATGCTTTAATTATGGGGGGAGTCATTTATTTGTTTAAAACGTTTTTTACACTTCCACTAATTCTTGATATAATAACTTGTACTGTCTTAGGGATGGTAAGTTATGCAGCACTTATATTTTTAACGGATTATCGCACGATTAAACAATTTTTAAAGAAAAATCACGAGGAAAAAGGGAGATTGATGTGA
- a CDS encoding acetyltransferase — protein MKSLQQGDIKVKNLVIIGYGSQGRMLKNVVEQFDLGYRFLGFLDDKVLKPKTLHDGFEAPLSYSRLLANEDVYFILAIGNVEARFVVEKRLGIPSNRYATIVHPRAYVDKTAELGAGSYVSAHATVMHGTKIGNHTTLLSNSVVEYESTISSFVNISPNATLCGNVRIQDRTFIGAGATIIQGLSVGGNSIVGAGATVIKDVPSYSLAIGVPATCHSRKKGHSFIQSL, from the coding sequence ATGAAGTCTTTACAGCAAGGAGATATAAAGGTTAAGAATTTAGTAATTATTGGTTATGGGTCACAGGGAAGAATGTTGAAAAATGTTGTCGAACAATTTGATTTGGGTTATCGCTTTTTAGGCTTCCTTGATGATAAAGTACTCAAGCCTAAAACACTACACGATGGCTTTGAAGCTCCTTTAAGTTATAGTAGATTATTAGCGAATGAAGATGTTTATTTTATTTTGGCTATTGGAAATGTGGAAGCTCGTTTTGTTGTTGAAAAAAGATTAGGGATTCCAAGCAACCGCTACGCTACGATTGTACATCCACGTGCTTATGTTGACAAAACGGCAGAATTAGGTGCAGGTAGCTATGTTTCAGCTCATGCAACAGTGATGCACGGTACAAAAATTGGAAATCATACGACTCTTTTATCAAATAGCGTTGTTGAATATGAATCTACAATAAGCTCATTTGTTAATATTTCGCCAAATGCAACGCTTTGTGGGAATGTGCGTATACAAGATCGTACTTTTATTGGCGCAGGAGCTACGATTATTCAAGGGCTTTCTGTAGGGGGAAATAGTATCGTTGGCGCAGGTGCAACGGTGATAAAAGATGTGCCAAGTTATAGTTTAGCTATCGGTGTACCCGCGACTTGTCATTCTAGGAAAAAAGGACATTCTTTCATTCAGTCTTTATAA
- a CDS encoding sugar transferase, translated as MKRQNLWFKTTVDYVISLFIMLILLVPFLILSVFLACYYRGNPFYVAERAGLKGKKFYQIKFKSMYDTDDNTEMGEQKRVSPVGKVLREWSIDEIPQLLNVLRGDISLVGPRPLTTEYIPLYSDFEKRRLEVKPGITGLAQVNGRNSIDWKEKFSLDVQYVDHYSIALDIKIIIQTISVVLMRKGVNQDEVFTARRYKG; from the coding sequence GTGAAAAGACAAAACTTATGGTTTAAAACAACAGTAGATTATGTGATTTCACTGTTTATTATGTTGATCCTTTTGGTACCATTTTTAATTTTGAGTGTTTTTCTAGCTTGTTACTATCGTGGGAACCCATTTTATGTAGCAGAGCGTGCAGGGTTAAAGGGGAAAAAGTTTTATCAAATAAAATTTAAATCAATGTATGATACAGATGATAATACCGAAATGGGAGAGCAGAAAAGAGTCAGTCCGGTTGGCAAAGTGTTACGCGAATGGAGTATTGACGAAATTCCACAGCTTTTAAATGTTTTAAGGGGAGATATAAGCCTAGTGGGGCCAAGGCCACTAACTACAGAATATATACCTCTCTACAGTGATTTTGAGAAAAGAAGATTAGAAGTAAAGCCAGGTATCACTGGTCTTGCACAAGTTAATGGGCGAAATTCGATTGACTGGAAAGAAAAATTTAGCCTTGATGTTCAATATGTAGATCATTATTCAATCGCATTAGATATAAAAATCATTATTCAAACCATTAGTGTTGTATTAATGAGGAAGGGAGTTAATCAAGATGAAGTCTTTACAGCAAGGAGATATAAAGGTTAA
- a CDS encoding UDP-glucose/GDP-mannose dehydrogenase family protein, with amino-acid sequence MNISIVGTGYVGLVTGVGLAEIGHHVTCIDIDEAKVEQLNKGKSPIYEPGIEELIIKNKTNGRLRFTTSFEVGAECAEAIYLAVGTPSDAAGKIDMRYFNQAASEIAAAIKQPTIIVVKSTVPVGTNQDLQNLMNEKASHQVSVVSNPEFLREGCALHDLFNGDRIVIGSSDEAAIEVLKRINKPFDIPMVITNLESAELIKYASNAFLATKISFINEMANLCEKIGADILEVSKGMGMDQRIGNRFLNAGIGYGGSCFPKDTNGLLQIANEAGLSFSLLQQVITVNKNQRKLFFEKLLDKVGTLAGKKVAVLGIAFKPDTDDIREAPALKMIAELLKHNAQVSAYDPIISKNKAVFNSAVNSAETIEEALEDADAALILTEWNEIKNISSTQFLLSMKQPIVLDGRNCLNQKEMLDAGVIYEAVGRSNKTNRKELALK; translated from the coding sequence TTGAATATCAGCATTGTTGGGACAGGATATGTTGGTTTGGTAACAGGCGTTGGCTTAGCAGAGATTGGACATCATGTTACATGTATTGATATTGACGAAGCAAAAGTTGAACAATTAAATAAAGGGAAATCACCGATCTATGAGCCAGGAATTGAAGAGCTAATTATAAAAAATAAAACAAATGGCAGGTTACGCTTTACAACTTCCTTTGAGGTGGGAGCAGAATGTGCTGAAGCCATTTATTTGGCTGTCGGAACACCAAGTGATGCGGCAGGAAAAATTGATATGCGTTATTTTAATCAAGCAGCAAGTGAAATTGCAGCAGCCATTAAGCAACCGACAATTATTGTTGTCAAAAGCACTGTGCCAGTTGGAACAAACCAAGACTTACAAAATTTGATGAACGAGAAAGCATCACATCAAGTGTCTGTAGTTTCTAATCCCGAGTTTTTACGTGAAGGTTGTGCGCTACATGATTTATTTAACGGCGATCGAATTGTTATTGGTTCAAGTGATGAAGCAGCAATTGAAGTTTTAAAAAGAATCAATAAACCATTTGATATTCCAATGGTGATTACAAACTTAGAAAGCGCAGAATTAATTAAATATGCTTCAAATGCATTTTTAGCAACTAAAATCAGTTTTATTAATGAAATGGCAAATCTATGTGAAAAAATTGGAGCCGATATTTTAGAAGTAAGTAAAGGTATGGGTATGGATCAAAGAATCGGAAATCGCTTCTTAAATGCAGGTATTGGTTATGGTGGTTCGTGTTTTCCAAAAGATACAAATGGATTGTTACAAATTGCTAACGAAGCAGGTTTAAGTTTTTCACTTTTACAGCAAGTTATCACAGTAAATAAGAACCAAAGAAAGCTATTCTTTGAAAAGCTTTTAGATAAAGTAGGAACATTAGCAGGGAAAAAAGTGGCTGTTTTAGGGATTGCATTTAAGCCAGATACAGATGACATCCGAGAAGCCCCTGCACTTAAAATGATTGCTGAGTTATTAAAGCATAATGCACAGGTTTCAGCTTATGATCCAATTATTTCAAAAAACAAAGCTGTATTTAATAGCGCTGTCAATAGTGCAGAGACAATTGAGGAAGCTTTGGAAGATGCAGATGCAGCTCTTATTTTAACAGAATGGAATGAAATAAAAAATATATCGTCTACTCAGTTTCTATTATCAATGAAACAACCAATCGTACTTGATGGAAGAAATTGTCTAAATCAAAAAGAAATGCTTGATGCAGGTGTTATTTATGAAGCAGTAGGTCGTAGTAATAAAACGAATAGAAAAGAGCTAGCTTTAAAATAG